TAATCGACCCTATTCGCACGCAAAACATTTAATAAAAACGCGTGTTTAACTGTTTGTATAACTGTGTTTTACTGTATATGCAACAGTCGTTATAATGATTTGCATAATTGATTAATACAAATTAACCGAAGTTAACACCAAATTTCTGAATTATACCATTTTCTTGTGATAAAAATATTTATTTTGTCATTTGAAATTAGATAATATAAAAATATGGTGTATTTTTGAGAAGTTTAATTATTAACCACAAAAATAGAAAAACATTATGTCATTAAACAAAGTATTTTTATTAGGACGAGTAGGTAAAGACCCTGATATCAGACACTTCGAGACTAACAGCGTAGCTAATTTCCCTTTAGCGACCAACGAAAGATATAGAGATAAAACAGGCACACTACAAGAGAGAACCGATTGGCATAACATAGTAGTAGGCGGCAAGTTGGCTAAAGTTGTAGAGGATTATGTTAAAAAAGGAACCCAAATTATGATTGAAGGGAAAATTCGTACCCGTAAGTATGAATCGCAAGGTCAAGACAGATACATTACCGAAATCATAACAGAAAGATTCGAATTGTTAGGTCGTCCACAAGGAGGAGACAACAGAACGCAACAAGGACTTCAAGATTCTGCAGATTCTTTTAGTTCTGATGAAACTGTTGATAATGGAGATATAGGAGACGATCTTCCGTTCTAATATAATTATTGGGTGATTAGTCCCAAAGCTATTTAGGGATTAATCATTTTTTGTTGAACTAAATTGAATTATTTTGGATACTGAACCGTACCCGCAGGCAGTGAGTTTGATAAAGGAAGGGTGTTTTAATTTTGAGTTTTTTATAGGTGTTTTTGTTTTGCTGATATTGATAACAATGTCAGGCTTAATTTCAGGATCTGAAGCGGCATTCTTTTCGCTTGCGCCCTCAGATATTGAACAAATAAAGAAGAAAAAAACAAGAAAAACTGAGGCGCTAATTAAATTGCTTCAGAAACCTAAAAGTTTATTAGGTACTATTCTTATTAGCAACAACCTAGTAAATATTGCAATAGTAATTTTAGGCTCCTATTTGACGAATAAGGTTTTTGATTTTAGCAATTATCCAGTAGTGGGATTCCTTGTACAAATAGTTGGAATAACATTTATAATCTTGCTTTTTGGTGAAATTGTTCCAAAGGTAATAGCCACAAATAAAAGCAATTTAGTGGCTCAAAATATGGCTATCCCAATATCTGTGGCTTCGGTTATTTTAAAACCTTTTAGTGCTCTTTTAGTAAAAGGAAGTACAATTATAGACAGAAGGATAAAACAAAACGAATCAATTTCTGCCGATGAGTTATCCGAAGCCATTGAGCTTACATCGAATGTTACCACTGAAGAGGAGGACATTCTAAAAGGCATAGTTGAGTTTACGTCAATCGAGGCGAGCGAAATAATGGTTCCTCGTGTTGATATAGTTATGGTTGATATAAAGACCGACTTTAAAAGCTTGCTACAAATAATAACAAAGTCGGGCTATTCCAGAATACCAGTTTATAACAATTCAATAGACAGTATTAAAGGTATTTTATACATAAAAGACCTGTTGCCACACTTGAATAAGCCAGAAACTTTCGGTTGGCAGTCGATGATTAGACCACCATACTTTGTGCCTGAAAATAAACGTGTGAACGATCTGCTTGAGGAGTTGCGAGAAAAACATATCCATATGGCAGTGGTTGTTGATGAGTACGGCGGAACATCGGGCATTGTTACGCTCGAAGATGTTATCGAAGAGATTATTGGCGAAATAAGTGACGAGTTTGACGAATTGGAAATCAATTACACTCGCGTAAATGATAACA
This region of Bacteroidales bacterium genomic DNA includes:
- the ssb gene encoding single-stranded DNA-binding protein, whose translation is MSLNKVFLLGRVGKDPDIRHFETNSVANFPLATNERYRDKTGTLQERTDWHNIVVGGKLAKVVEDYVKKGTQIMIEGKIRTRKYESQGQDRYITEIITERFELLGRPQGGDNRTQQGLQDSADSFSSDETVDNGDIGDDLPF
- the gldE gene encoding gliding motility-associated protein GldE yields the protein MSGLISGSEAAFFSLAPSDIEQIKKKKTRKTEALIKLLQKPKSLLGTILISNNLVNIAIVILGSYLTNKVFDFSNYPVVGFLVQIVGITFIILLFGEIVPKVIATNKSNLVAQNMAIPISVASVILKPFSALLVKGSTIIDRRIKQNESISADELSEAIELTSNVTTEEEDILKGIVEFTSIEASEIMVPRVDIVMVDIKTDFKSLLQIITKSGYSRIPVYNNSIDSIKGILYIKDLLPHLNKPETFGWQSMIRPPYFVPENKRVNDLLEELREKHIHMAVVVDEYGGTSGIVTLEDVIEEIIGEISDEFDELEINYTRVNDNTYLFDGKVSINDFCRVVGCDGDTFSDVNADTLAGLILNETGEMPKQYDIIKIGRFVFKIESVDSRRIKKVEVKVEQSE